The following are from one region of the Halogeometricum sp. S3BR5-2 genome:
- a CDS encoding ABC transporter ATP-binding protein yields the protein MDEVLVAENLRKSYGDKEALSDVSLSVAAGEVFGLIGPNGAGKTTLVRALTGTTPVDGSVSVLGAPPTDVDRSRVGLLPQSFSPASRLTARELVTYYAGLYDESRDPESVLADVGLTGDDATTWYEDLSGGQQRRACVAAALVNDPDVLFLDEPTTGIDPAGRRDLWDLLDGLAAGGTTVFLTSHSMPEVERLADRVGLLNAGELVAVGSPGELVAAHGGDSRLEVETEAPPETVAGSFDSGFRVDARGGRLVFEGLTPRDIGDAVRELDDAGVAYGTLTWTQPDLEDVYLTLTGESFEGQSTVADAVAADGGTAGGDEDGGDGR from the coding sequence ATGGACGAGGTACTCGTCGCCGAGAACCTTCGGAAATCCTACGGCGACAAGGAGGCCCTCTCGGACGTCTCGCTGTCGGTCGCGGCGGGCGAGGTGTTCGGACTCATCGGCCCCAACGGCGCGGGCAAGACGACGCTCGTTCGCGCCCTCACCGGAACCACCCCCGTCGACGGCTCCGTGTCCGTCCTCGGCGCGCCGCCGACGGACGTCGACCGCTCCCGCGTCGGACTGCTGCCGCAGTCGTTCTCGCCCGCCTCGCGGCTCACCGCGCGCGAACTCGTCACCTACTACGCCGGCCTGTACGACGAGTCGCGCGACCCCGAATCGGTGCTCGCGGACGTAGGCCTGACGGGCGACGACGCGACGACGTGGTACGAGGACCTCTCGGGCGGACAGCAGCGACGCGCCTGCGTCGCCGCCGCCTTGGTGAACGACCCCGACGTGCTCTTCCTCGACGAACCGACGACGGGCATCGACCCGGCGGGCCGGCGCGACCTGTGGGACCTCCTCGACGGCCTCGCCGCGGGGGGGACGACGGTGTTCCTGACCAGCCACTCGATGCCGGAGGTCGAACGCCTCGCCGACCGGGTCGGCCTGCTGAACGCGGGCGAACTCGTCGCCGTCGGCTCGCCCGGCGAACTCGTCGCCGCGCACGGCGGCGACAGCCGACTCGAAGTCGAGACGGAGGCGCCGCCGGAGACGGTGGCGGGGTCCTTCGACAGCGGTTTCCGCGTCGATGCCCGGGGCGGCCGCCTCGTCTTCGAGGGGTTGACCCCGCGCGACATCGGCGACGCCGTCCGCGAACTCGACGACGCGGGCGTCGCCTACGGCACGCTGACGTGGACGCAACCGGACCTCGAAGACGTCTACCTGACGCTCACGGGCGAGTCCTTCGAGGGGCAATCGACCGTCGCCGACGCGGTGGCGGCCGACGGCGGAACCGCGGGCGGAGACGAGGACGGAGGTGACGGCCGGTGA
- a CDS encoding aldo/keto reductase, with the protein MSLDYRRLGSTGTKVSELCFGTWRFGRETNGVLETSKSDAHDLLDAFADRGGNFIDTANVYGNPNGRSESWIGDWLSQRDREEYVLASKVYFPFDEDNPNGSGLSRTHIRNQIEGTLDRLGTDYLDLYYIHRWDEETDIEETLSALNALVEKGKVNYLGASTMASWQLTKALWKSDVEDYERFEVTQPLFHAGYYEDVKEYLDVCGDQELAVCPYSPLAGGFLTGKYERADPDDPKQVVAPDGSRASFDDRFDQFYLSERGWKVLDAVREVADEVDASPAQVALRWLMDYPDATVVPIVGARTEEQLDENVGAADVDLSEEQWERIMDARYDEDGRLWH; encoded by the coding sequence ATGAGCCTCGACTACCGGCGACTCGGCAGCACTGGTACGAAGGTGTCCGAACTCTGCTTCGGGACGTGGCGCTTCGGCCGCGAGACGAACGGCGTGTTGGAGACGTCGAAGAGCGACGCCCACGACCTCCTGGACGCGTTCGCCGACCGCGGGGGCAACTTCATCGACACCGCGAACGTGTACGGGAACCCGAACGGCCGCTCGGAGTCGTGGATCGGCGACTGGCTCTCACAGCGCGACCGGGAGGAGTACGTCCTCGCCTCGAAGGTGTACTTCCCGTTCGACGAGGACAACCCCAACGGCTCGGGGCTCTCGCGGACGCACATCCGCAACCAGATAGAGGGGACCTTGGACCGCCTCGGCACCGACTACCTCGACCTCTACTACATCCACCGCTGGGACGAGGAGACCGACATCGAAGAGACGCTGTCGGCGCTGAACGCCCTCGTCGAGAAGGGGAAGGTGAACTACCTCGGTGCCTCGACCATGGCGTCGTGGCAACTCACGAAGGCGCTGTGGAAATCGGATGTGGAGGACTACGAGCGCTTCGAGGTGACCCAGCCGCTGTTCCACGCGGGCTACTACGAGGACGTGAAGGAGTACCTCGACGTCTGCGGGGACCAAGAACTCGCCGTCTGCCCGTACTCGCCGCTGGCGGGCGGCTTCCTCACCGGCAAGTACGAGCGCGCCGACCCCGATGACCCGAAGCAGGTGGTCGCGCCCGACGGCTCCCGCGCGTCGTTCGACGACCGGTTCGACCAGTTCTACCTCTCGGAACGCGGATGGAAGGTGCTCGACGCCGTGCGCGAGGTGGCCGACGAGGTGGACGCCTCGCCCGCGCAGGTGGCGCTCCGCTGGCTGATGGACTACCCCGACGCGACGGTGGTGCCCATCGTCGGCGCGCGCACCGAGGAGCAACTGGACGAGAACGTCGGCGCGGCGGACGTCGACCTCTCCGAGGAACAGTGGGAGCGAATCATGGACGCGCGCTACGACGAGGACGGGCGGCTCTGGCACTGA
- a CDS encoding Rdx family protein, protein MSEVEIEYCVPCGFLGRAEEMQHAVLEQFGERIDRVSLVTGDHGVLTVAVDGELVWDKSEDEYDVDEVTRRVRAAL, encoded by the coding sequence ATGAGCGAGGTCGAAATAGAGTACTGCGTGCCGTGCGGGTTCTTAGGGCGGGCCGAGGAGATGCAGCACGCCGTCCTCGAACAGTTCGGCGAGCGAATCGACCGCGTCTCCCTCGTGACGGGCGACCACGGCGTCCTCACCGTCGCCGTCGACGGCGAACTCGTCTGGGACAAAAGCGAGGACGAGTACGACGTGGACGAGGTCACCCGCCGCGTCCGGGCGGCGCTCTGA
- a CDS encoding ABC transporter permease: protein MSSLGRIRAEFTASWHSFLRRRTAVFFTFFFPVIIVLIFGALVQTQPTGGGLFAEDPAYYVPGYLAVVVLFTPLSRVGSTIARHREGNRFEKLATTPLSRSEWLLGQTLVNVVVIGLAALALLVLTVVVTGVSLPLRPATLSIVLFVALGVTLFCGLGAIIGRVADSQDGVIAASNAIALPLLFLSETFVTPDLLPAWFRPALNLSPLTYFARGVRAVTTETGDPWTNLAVLAALSALFFAAGAYAIPRTD from the coding sequence GTGAGTTCGCTCGGTCGCATCCGCGCGGAGTTCACCGCCTCGTGGCACTCGTTCCTGCGGCGGCGCACGGCGGTGTTCTTCACGTTCTTCTTCCCGGTCATCATCGTGCTCATCTTCGGCGCCTTGGTGCAGACGCAACCGACCGGCGGCGGCCTGTTCGCGGAGGACCCCGCCTACTACGTGCCGGGCTACCTCGCCGTCGTCGTCCTGTTCACGCCGCTGTCGCGCGTCGGGTCGACCATCGCCCGGCACCGCGAGGGGAACCGCTTCGAGAAACTGGCGACGACGCCGCTCTCTCGGTCGGAGTGGCTGCTCGGTCAGACGCTCGTCAACGTCGTCGTCATCGGACTGGCGGCGCTGGCGCTGCTCGTCCTCACCGTCGTCGTGACGGGCGTGTCGCTCCCCCTCCGACCCGCGACGCTCTCCATCGTGCTGTTCGTCGCCCTCGGCGTCACGCTGTTCTGCGGCCTCGGAGCTATCATCGGCCGCGTCGCCGACTCGCAGGACGGCGTCATCGCCGCGTCGAACGCCATCGCCCTGCCCCTCCTCTTTCTCTCGGAGACGTTCGTGACGCCCGACCTACTGCCCGCGTGGTTCCGCCCCGCGCTGAACCTCTCGCCGCTGACCTACTTCGCCCGCGGCGTCCGCGCGGTGACGACGGAGACGGGCGACCCGTGGACGAACCTCGCCGTCCTCGCCGCCCTCTCGGCGCTGTTCTTCGCGGCCGGCGCGTACGCCATCCCGCGGACGGACTGA
- a CDS encoding 3-hydroxyacyl-CoA dehydrogenase/enoyl-CoA hydratase family protein: MTDVDVRRVTVLGAGNMGHGIAEVAAVAGYDVVMRDVEEELVSEGYESIEWSLEKLAEKGRLDESVADVLARVDTAVELESAVADADLVIEAAPERMDLKKEIFAELDEHAPENAVLASNTSSLSIMEIASATSRPESVVGMHFFNPPVKMALVEVIYGAETTEETAEAAYGFVESLDKTPIYVRKDVSGFVVNTVLGPYIAEPAWMVSEGEATVREADAAMVHRRGYPMGPFELSDLTGIDVTHHVREEAGRPIPPVMAEKVENGDLGRKTGRGHYDYESGAGADYTPDDVGEFDTLRVEARMANEAARLIGDGVATPEEVDTGVRLGLGFPEGICRRADDIGLDAILKKLETLSEETGEERFAPDDHLVELVESGKTGRAAGAGFYDYDSGGEGPGDYRFLNYDLSEEGLLEIELDRPERMNALSTDLLEEIDDLLSSVDVDSVRCVTFEGAGDRAFSAGADIEGFADRSPTDAMDVTPAFETVEEFPRPTLAKIEGYCLGGGLELALACDLRVATEGSEFGAPEINLGLIPGGGGTQKLLRMLGETRAKELVFRGNRIGADRAEEWGLVNRAVPSAESDDVVGEFVDDLLNGPPLALEVAKKVMNEGADASLDAALAMESQGFGLLFSTDDLREGTAAFREKRDPEFTGE; encoded by the coding sequence ATGACAGATGTCGACGTGCGACGCGTGACCGTTCTCGGCGCGGGCAACATGGGCCACGGCATCGCGGAGGTAGCCGCCGTCGCCGGTTACGACGTGGTGATGCGCGACGTCGAGGAGGAACTGGTCTCGGAGGGGTACGAGAGCATCGAGTGGAGTCTGGAGAAACTGGCCGAGAAGGGGCGACTCGACGAGTCCGTCGCGGACGTTCTCGCGCGCGTCGACACCGCCGTCGAACTCGAATCCGCCGTCGCCGACGCTGACCTCGTCATCGAGGCGGCGCCCGAGCGGATGGATTTGAAAAAGGAGATATTCGCCGAGCTGGACGAGCACGCACCTGAGAACGCCGTTCTCGCGTCGAACACGTCCAGTCTCTCCATCATGGAAATCGCCTCGGCCACCTCGCGGCCCGAGTCGGTGGTCGGGATGCACTTCTTCAACCCGCCGGTGAAGATGGCGCTGGTGGAGGTCATCTACGGCGCGGAGACGACGGAGGAGACGGCCGAGGCCGCCTACGGGTTCGTCGAGTCCCTCGACAAGACGCCAATCTACGTCCGCAAGGACGTCTCCGGGTTCGTCGTCAACACCGTGCTCGGCCCGTACATCGCCGAACCGGCGTGGATGGTTTCGGAAGGAGAAGCGACGGTCCGGGAGGCCGACGCCGCGATGGTCCACCGGCGCGGCTATCCGATGGGACCGTTCGAACTGTCGGACCTCACCGGCATCGACGTGACCCACCACGTCCGCGAGGAGGCGGGGCGGCCGATTCCGCCGGTGATGGCCGAGAAGGTGGAGAACGGCGACCTCGGCCGGAAGACGGGGCGGGGGCACTACGACTACGAGTCGGGCGCGGGGGCGGACTACACCCCCGACGACGTCGGCGAGTTCGACACACTGCGCGTCGAGGCGCGGATGGCCAACGAGGCGGCGCGACTCATCGGCGACGGCGTGGCGACGCCCGAGGAGGTGGACACCGGCGTCCGCCTCGGCCTCGGCTTCCCGGAGGGAATCTGCCGCCGCGCGGACGATATCGGTCTGGACGCGATTCTGAAGAAACTCGAAACCCTGTCCGAGGAGACGGGCGAGGAGCGGTTCGCCCCCGACGATCACCTCGTCGAACTCGTCGAGTCCGGGAAGACAGGACGCGCGGCGGGCGCGGGGTTCTACGACTACGATTCCGGCGGCGAGGGGCCCGGCGACTACCGGTTTCTGAACTACGACCTCTCGGAGGAAGGCCTGCTCGAAATCGAGTTGGACCGCCCCGAACGCATGAACGCGCTGTCGACGGACCTCTTGGAGGAAATCGACGACCTGCTGTCGTCGGTGGACGTCGATTCGGTCCGGTGCGTCACGTTCGAGGGCGCGGGCGACCGGGCGTTCTCCGCCGGCGCCGACATCGAGGGCTTCGCCGACCGGTCGCCGACCGACGCGATGGACGTGACGCCCGCGTTCGAGACGGTCGAGGAGTTCCCGCGGCCGACGCTCGCGAAGATAGAGGGCTACTGCCTCGGCGGCGGCCTCGAACTCGCACTCGCCTGCGACCTCAGAGTCGCCACCGAGGGCTCGGAGTTCGGCGCTCCCGAGATAAACCTTGGACTCATCCCCGGCGGCGGCGGCACGCAGAAACTGCTCCGGATGCTCGGGGAGACGCGCGCGAAGGAACTCGTCTTCCGGGGGAACCGCATCGGCGCCGACCGCGCCGAGGAGTGGGGCCTCGTCAACCGCGCCGTCCCGTCCGCGGAGTCCGACGACGTGGTCGGCGAGTTCGTCGACGACCTGTTGAACGGTCCGCCTCTCGCGCTCGAAGTCGCGAAGAAGGTGATGAACGAGGGCGCCGACGCGAGCCTCGACGCCGCCCTCGCGATGGAGAGTCAGGGGTTCGGCCTCCTGTTCAGCACCGACGACCTGCGCGAGGGGACCGCCGCGTTCCGCGAGAAGCGCGACCCGGAGTTCACCGGCGAGTGA
- a CDS encoding bifunctional 4-hydroxy-2-oxoglutarate aldolase/2-dehydro-3-deoxy-phosphogluconate aldolase — protein MVASDSTEDMNRLTESGVVAVMRGADADTVIDVAQALNDGGVTAYEITADNPDAMDLIREVSASFTEEEAIVGAGTVLDGATARSAVMNGAEFVVGPNYSREVVETCNRYGTLVAPGILTPTEAVNAYEAGADMVKVFPASVMGPDHLSSLKGPLPQIPLMPTGGIDIDNVADYIEAGAVVVGAGSAIMDADAIEAGDFESITETAREFTNVIEDARESAGSQ, from the coding sequence ATGGTCGCCTCCGACTCCACCGAGGACATGAACCGACTGACCGAGAGCGGCGTCGTCGCGGTGATGCGCGGCGCCGACGCGGACACCGTCATCGACGTGGCGCAGGCGCTCAACGACGGCGGCGTCACGGCCTACGAGATAACCGCGGACAACCCCGACGCGATGGACCTCATCCGCGAGGTGTCGGCCTCGTTCACCGAGGAGGAGGCCATCGTCGGCGCGGGGACGGTGCTCGACGGCGCGACGGCCCGCAGCGCCGTCATGAACGGCGCGGAGTTCGTCGTCGGGCCGAACTACAGCCGAGAGGTCGTCGAGACCTGTAATCGGTACGGCACCCTCGTCGCGCCCGGCATCCTCACGCCGACGGAGGCGGTGAACGCCTACGAGGCCGGCGCCGACATGGTGAAGGTGTTCCCGGCGTCGGTGATGGGTCCGGACCACCTCTCCAGTCTCAAGGGTCCGCTGCCGCAGATTCCGCTGATGCCGACGGGCGGCATCGACATCGACAACGTGGCCGACTACATCGAGGCGGGCGCCGTCGTCGTCGGCGCGGGCAGCGCCATCATGGACGCCGACGCCATCGAGGCGGGCGACTTCGAGTCCATCACCGAGACGGCCCGGGAGTTCACGAACGTCATCGAGGACGCGCGCGAGTCCGCCGGGTCCCAGTAA
- a CDS encoding S1C family serine protease, giving the protein MHADADFEQLYRDVIPSVVSLYVGRRAPGVGAGSGFVYDEHHVVTNEHVVGAVEEVELRFADGSWAVGEVVGTDAYTDLAVVAVDGLPESATPLPIAPENPLPGRPVAALGNPLGLDGSITAGIVSGANRSMPTSGGFSIPDVVQTDAPINPGNSGGPLVAVYVDEGAEGADPTQRYEVVGVNRAKQGDNIGFAVSPTILNQIVPTLIAVGRYPHSYLRARMLDVTPAVAEANGLDDPRGVLVVEVAEGPRDGDALRGCRDRRTVRGQRIPVGGDVVVGVGDEEVRSHEELMRYLITETHPGEPVDIEVIRDGNPETLTVVLDERPPVEGSDGYRVRRRGRRRRGEPDGGDGRGGVDIPVR; this is encoded by the coding sequence ATGCACGCAGACGCAGACTTCGAGCAGTTGTACCGCGACGTGATTCCGTCCGTCGTCTCCCTGTACGTCGGGCGCCGCGCCCCCGGCGTCGGCGCCGGGTCGGGGTTCGTCTACGACGAGCACCACGTCGTGACGAACGAACACGTCGTCGGAGCGGTCGAGGAGGTGGAACTCCGCTTCGCCGACGGGTCGTGGGCCGTCGGCGAGGTGGTCGGCACGGACGCCTACACCGACCTGGCCGTCGTCGCCGTCGACGGACTCCCCGAGTCCGCAACACCGCTCCCCATCGCCCCAGAGAACCCCCTGCCGGGCCGGCCCGTCGCCGCCCTCGGCAACCCCCTCGGACTCGACGGGTCCATCACCGCCGGCATCGTCTCCGGCGCGAACCGGTCGATGCCCACCTCCGGCGGGTTCTCCATCCCCGACGTGGTGCAGACGGACGCGCCCATCAACCCGGGGAACTCCGGCGGCCCCCTCGTGGCGGTGTACGTCGACGAAGGGGCGGAGGGAGCGGACCCGACGCAGCGTTACGAGGTGGTGGGCGTCAACCGCGCGAAGCAGGGCGACAACATCGGCTTCGCCGTCTCGCCGACCATCCTCAACCAAATCGTCCCGACGCTCATCGCCGTCGGGCGCTACCCGCACTCGTACCTCCGGGCGCGGATGCTCGACGTGACGCCCGCCGTCGCGGAGGCGAACGGTCTGGACGACCCGCGCGGCGTCCTCGTCGTGGAGGTGGCCGAGGGACCGCGCGACGGCGACGCCCTCCGCGGGTGCCGCGACAGGCGGACCGTCCGCGGGCAACGCATCCCCGTCGGCGGCGACGTCGTCGTCGGCGTCGGCGACGAGGAGGTCCGCTCGCACGAGGAACTGATGCGCTATCTCATCACGGAGACGCACCCCGGCGAACCCGTCGACATCGAGGTGATACGCGACGGCAACCCCGAGACGCTCACCGTCGTCCTCGACGAACGCCCGCCCGTCGAGGGGTCCGACGGCTACCGCGTCCGCCGCCGCGGACGCCGTCGCCGCGGCGAACCCGACGGGGGCGACGGGCGCGGCGGCGTCGACATCCCGGTTCGATAA
- a CDS encoding PQQ-dependent sugar dehydrogenase encodes MPPLSRRRALASGLSALLAGVAGCNSVPTNGDGSDDPPAERTGSDSGDGGEENGTGTRAGTDGGPNLNDARVAAEPVASGFVSPVDFFAPDGTDRRFVVDQPGVVYEVTADGRRDAPYLDIRDRVVDIDGYDERGLLGVAPHPEFADDGRLYVRYSAPRREGTPQSYSHTFVLSEFTVDPDARTVGGGRERTLLELPEPQSNHNAGSVGFGPDGLLYVGTGDGGGGGDRGTGHVSDWYDAVEGGNGQDVTENLLGSILRIDVDSEGESRPYGIPDDNPLVGREGRDEQYAWGFRNPWRFSFDIRSSDDWDLYVADVGQSAYEEVSVVERGGNYGWNVREGTHCYGTDECPTTTPDGDPLVDPVIEYPHSGDGPTGISVIGGYVVRDEALAGTDLAGAYLFADWQSNGRLFAADPDSESTPWPIAEVPITGDDAPGSFVTAFGREGEDLFVLSTGARGLNDRMGRLHRLVAP; translated from the coding sequence ATGCCACCCCTGTCCCGCCGCCGCGCGCTCGCGTCCGGCCTGTCGGCCCTCCTCGCCGGCGTCGCCGGCTGTAACTCGGTCCCGACGAACGGGGACGGAAGCGACGACCCGCCGGCGGAACGGACCGGGTCGGACTCGGGCGACGGCGGGGAAGAGAACGGGACGGGAACGAGAGCGGGAACCGACGGCGGACCGAACCTGAACGACGCCCGCGTCGCCGCCGAACCCGTCGCCTCGGGGTTCGTCTCGCCCGTCGACTTCTTCGCGCCGGACGGCACCGACCGCCGGTTCGTCGTCGACCAACCCGGCGTCGTCTACGAGGTGACCGCCGACGGCCGCCGCGACGCGCCGTACCTCGATATCAGGGACAGGGTCGTCGACATCGACGGCTACGACGAACGGGGACTGCTCGGCGTCGCCCCGCACCCCGAGTTCGCGGACGACGGCCGCCTGTACGTCCGGTACAGCGCGCCCCGGCGGGAAGGAACGCCGCAGAGCTACAGCCACACGTTCGTCCTCAGCGAGTTCACCGTCGACCCCGACGCGCGGACCGTCGGCGGGGGACGGGAGCGGACGCTCTTGGAACTGCCCGAACCGCAGTCGAACCACAACGCCGGGTCCGTCGGGTTCGGTCCGGACGGCCTCCTCTACGTCGGCACCGGCGACGGCGGGGGCGGCGGCGACAGGGGAACCGGCCACGTCTCCGACTGGTACGACGCCGTCGAGGGCGGCAACGGGCAGGACGTGACCGAGAATCTCTTGGGGAGCATCCTCCGAATCGACGTGGATTCGGAGGGGGAGAGCCGGCCGTACGGGATTCCCGACGACAACCCCCTCGTCGGACGCGAGGGGAGAGACGAGCAGTACGCGTGGGGTTTTCGCAACCCGTGGCGGTTCTCCTTCGATATTCGGAGTTCGGACGACTGGGACCTCTACGTCGCCGACGTGGGACAGAGCGCGTACGAGGAGGTGAGCGTCGTCGAACGGGGCGGCAACTACGGGTGGAACGTCCGCGAGGGGACGCACTGCTACGGCACGGACGAGTGTCCGACGACGACGCCCGACGGCGACCCTCTCGTCGACCCGGTGATAGAGTACCCGCACTCGGGCGACGGCCCGACCGGAATCTCGGTCATCGGCGGCTACGTCGTCCGCGACGAGGCCCTCGCCGGGACGGACCTCGCGGGCGCGTACCTGTTCGCGGACTGGCAGTCGAACGGCCGCCTGTTCGCGGCGGACCCCGACTCGGAGTCGACGCCGTGGCCGATAGCCGAAGTGCCGATAACCGGCGACGACGCGCCGGGGTCGTTCGTCACCGCCTTCGGCCGGGAGGGCGAGGACCTGTTCGTGCTGTCGACGGGCGCGCGCGGACTGAACGACCGGATGGGCCGGTTGCATCGGCTGGTCGCCCCCTGA
- a CDS encoding metal-dependent hydrolase, producing MKSVEHAVVGAVVSAAAATLLFPTPSGVAFGGLVLFGVLLSVFVDLDHFLIARAMAGDWRNLERAVTNPRVGLVEQEKVFAELDEEGLVQRRLLSHHLIGGALTLALALLGLGRLAVFVAVVLYAHVLCDYLRDIGYA from the coding sequence GTGAAGTCAGTCGAACACGCCGTCGTCGGCGCCGTCGTCTCGGCGGCCGCGGCGACGCTCCTCTTTCCCACCCCGAGCGGCGTCGCCTTCGGCGGTCTCGTCCTCTTCGGCGTCCTCCTGAGCGTCTTCGTCGACCTGGACCACTTCCTCATCGCCCGGGCGATGGCGGGCGACTGGCGCAACCTCGAACGCGCGGTGACGAACCCGCGCGTCGGACTCGTCGAGCAGGAGAAGGTGTTCGCCGAACTGGACGAGGAGGGCCTCGTCCAGCGCCGACTGCTCAGCCACCACCTCATCGGCGGCGCCCTGACGCTCGCGCTCGCGCTCCTCGGCCTCGGGCGCCTCGCCGTCTTCGTCGCCGTCGTCCTCTACGCGCACGTCCTCTGCGATTACCTCAGGGACATCGGCTACGCGTGA
- a CDS encoding carbonic anhydrase, producing the protein MDALEKILDGNDEHVADLAADHFEGVRDGQDPSVVSVSCSDSRVPADAVWSANVDGDLFTSVNVGNQAWAEVDGELVVNDAVGYAVSALDVELIAVLGHTGCGAVTAAYEAVTGDGAGKSLPPAAEAAVGRLRPIVESAREDGVFDGETPDGEAVNRLVECAVQTQVEFLVQNDAVPEDVAVAGLVYDFQRAYGDDDGAAYLVSLDGETDSEALRDSVSETHREKVGSIR; encoded by the coding sequence ATGGACGCACTGGAGAAGATACTCGACGGCAACGACGAACACGTGGCAGACCTCGCAGCGGACCACTTCGAGGGCGTGCGCGACGGACAGGACCCGTCCGTCGTCTCGGTTTCGTGCTCCGACTCCCGCGTCCCCGCGGACGCCGTCTGGAGCGCGAACGTCGACGGCGACCTGTTCACGAGCGTCAACGTCGGCAACCAGGCGTGGGCCGAGGTGGACGGCGAACTCGTCGTCAACGACGCCGTCGGCTACGCCGTCTCGGCGCTGGACGTCGAACTGATAGCCGTGCTCGGCCACACCGGGTGCGGAGCCGTCACGGCCGCCTACGAGGCCGTGACGGGCGACGGAGCGGGGAAGTCGCTCCCGCCCGCGGCCGAGGCGGCCGTCGGTCGACTGAGACCTATCGTCGAGTCCGCGCGCGAGGACGGCGTCTTCGACGGCGAGACGCCGGACGGCGAGGCGGTGAATCGACTCGTCGAGTGCGCGGTACAGACGCAGGTGGAGTTCCTCGTCCAGAACGACGCGGTGCCGGAGGACGTGGCCGTCGCCGGCCTCGTCTACGACTTCCAGCGGGCGTACGGCGACGACGACGGCGCGGCGTACCTCGTCTCACTGGACGGCGAGACTGATTCGGAGGCGCTCCGCGACTCGGTGTCGGAGACGCACCGCGAGAAGGTGGGTTCGATTCGCTGA
- a CDS encoding Gfo/Idh/MocA family protein: MSELTVVAIGLGDLGRLECRSIDSMDGVYIAAGADPSPDARDAFQYELGRHTYDSHEAMLDDVDADAAIISTPHTLHYDHASACLDRGVHVHVEKPMVTDLGDARALVDRARESDRVLAVGYQRHFDDRFREIRRLVDDGRIGAPHMATCYLEQDWVQWNRDRWRGNPDLSGGGQLYDSGSHLLDALLWTTRSTPVEVSATLDDRGADVDVNSALAVTLDRDGDRLTASVGVSGEGPSGPAPAEALRIWGTEGSLSFDGETLRVVEGGTEYEATPYEPTFEELTARKLENFVGAIRGEAELAIPPSDAVKVTALTEAAYESADSGRRVAVDADI, encoded by the coding sequence ATGTCCGAACTCACGGTCGTCGCCATCGGCCTCGGCGACCTCGGTCGCCTCGAGTGCCGCAGTATCGACTCGATGGACGGTGTCTACATCGCCGCCGGCGCGGACCCCTCTCCGGACGCCCGCGACGCCTTCCAGTACGAACTCGGCCGCCACACGTACGACTCCCACGAGGCGATGCTGGACGACGTGGACGCCGACGCGGCTATCATCTCGACGCCGCACACCCTCCACTACGACCACGCGAGCGCCTGTCTGGACCGCGGCGTCCACGTCCACGTGGAGAAGCCGATGGTGACGGACCTCGGCGACGCCCGCGCGCTCGTCGACCGGGCGCGCGAGTCCGACCGCGTCCTCGCCGTCGGCTATCAGCGCCACTTCGACGACCGCTTCCGGGAGATTCGGCGACTCGTCGACGACGGGCGCATCGGCGCCCCGCACATGGCGACGTGTTACCTCGAACAGGACTGGGTGCAGTGGAACCGCGACCGCTGGCGCGGGAACCCGGACCTCTCCGGCGGCGGCCAACTGTACGACTCCGGGTCGCACCTCTTGGACGCCCTCCTCTGGACGACGCGGAGCACCCCCGTCGAGGTGTCGGCGACGCTGGACGACCGGGGGGCCGACGTGGACGTGAACTCGGCGCTGGCGGTCACGCTGGACCGCGACGGCGACCGACTCACCGCGAGCGTCGGCGTCTCCGGCGAGGGACCGAGCGGACCCGCCCCGGCCGAAGCGCTCCGTATCTGGGGTACCGAGGGCTCCCTCTCGTTCGACGGCGAGACACTCCGCGTCGTCGAGGGCGGAACAGAGTACGAGGCGACGCCGTACGAACCGACGTTCGAGGAACTCACCGCGCGGAAGTTGGAGAACTTCGTCGGCGCGATACGGGGCGAGGCCGAGTTGGCGATTCCGCCGTCCGACGCCGTGAAGGTCACTGCACTGACTGAAGCGGCGTACGAGTCCGCCGACTCCGGCCGCCGGGTCGCCGTCGACGCCGATATCTGA